The following coding sequences lie in one Mycobacterium sp. Z3061 genomic window:
- a CDS encoding DUF1772 domain-containing protein produces MSLVQFAQLAALIAVVANAVVYGTDVFCAIVLRPALAQVDDQALSAVSGFVHRYGDRRMPVPGVVGVVAAAASAVLAAVAGHWAQAISAGVAVVLLLAWLVLYLRVSAPINRQLTAAADRGRVLPNVRVLQADWDRIINARALLQGLALAALCLALIA; encoded by the coding sequence ATGTCGCTCGTCCAGTTCGCTCAGCTTGCGGCGCTGATCGCCGTAGTCGCCAACGCGGTGGTTTACGGCACCGATGTGTTCTGCGCGATCGTGTTGCGGCCCGCCCTGGCCCAGGTTGACGACCAGGCGCTGTCGGCGGTCAGCGGTTTCGTGCACCGCTACGGTGACCGGCGTATGCCCGTACCGGGGGTGGTGGGCGTCGTCGCGGCCGCCGCCAGCGCCGTACTTGCCGCAGTCGCGGGGCACTGGGCCCAGGCGATCTCGGCCGGCGTGGCCGTGGTGTTGTTGCTCGCCTGGCTGGTGCTCTACCTCCGCGTCAGCGCGCCGATCAACCGGCAGCTCACCGCCGCCGCCGATCGAGGTCGGGTATTGCCGAATGTGCGCGTGCTGCAGGCTGATTGGGACCGGATCATCAATGCCCGCGCCCTGTTGCAGGGTCTCGCGCTGGCCGCCTTGTGCCTCGCTCTGATCGCCTGA
- a CDS encoding alpha/beta hydrolase: protein MSIVLVHGNPETDAIWGPLIDALGRDDVVRLSPPGFGAPLPEDFPATYVAYRDWLEGELERIGGVIDLVGHDWGGGHVVNLVMHRPELVRSWASDAVGLFDPDYVWHDMAQIWQTPGDGEQLVDTMLGGTVEDRAAQMGALGIPADIATAIAREQDAAMGRAILTLYRSAAQPSMAEAGRALENAAARPGLSLLATDDPYIGGEETRRRAAERAGARTAVLDGLGHWWMVQDPARGAAALTEFWNLLD from the coding sequence GTGTCGATTGTTCTGGTGCATGGCAATCCGGAGACGGATGCGATCTGGGGTCCGTTGATCGACGCGCTGGGACGCGACGACGTGGTGCGGCTGTCCCCGCCGGGATTCGGCGCACCCCTGCCGGAGGACTTCCCGGCGACTTATGTCGCCTATCGCGATTGGCTCGAGGGCGAATTGGAGCGGATCGGCGGCGTGATCGACCTGGTCGGTCACGACTGGGGTGGTGGGCACGTGGTGAATCTGGTGATGCACCGGCCCGAGCTGGTCCGCAGCTGGGCCAGCGACGCCGTCGGCCTGTTCGACCCGGACTACGTCTGGCACGACATGGCGCAGATCTGGCAGACGCCCGGCGACGGTGAGCAACTCGTCGACACCATGCTGGGTGGAACCGTCGAGGACCGGGCCGCGCAGATGGGTGCGCTCGGCATACCGGCCGACATCGCCACGGCGATCGCGCGGGAACAGGACGCGGCAATGGGCCGGGCGATTCTGACGCTCTACCGCTCGGCCGCCCAGCCGTCGATGGCCGAAGCCGGACGGGCCCTCGAGAACGCCGCGGCCCGGCCCGGGCTGTCGTTGCTGGCGACCGACGACCCATATATCGGCGGCGAAGAAACCAGGCGCCGGGCGGCCGAGCGGGCCGGCGCCCGCACCGCAGTGCTTGACGGCCTCGGGCATTGGTGGATGGTGCAGGACCCGGCACGCGGCGCGGCGGCCCTGACCGAGTTCTGGAATTTGCTGGACTGA
- a CDS encoding TetR/AcrR family transcriptional regulator: protein MPAEDRRTRERAARQQMIVRTARRLAEEEGWDAVTTRRLSSEIEYSQPVLYSHFTNMDELAKAVAVEGFGELTENLRAARAGAATTTDALRRVAHGYVDFAQENPALYDAMFTRATSLHFAAEDTPPELAAAFSELREVVAAIAEHRDADTLTEVLWSALHGLVSLSRTRRLRPGLGADRVDLLVALLAP from the coding sequence ATGCCCGCCGAGGACCGTCGCACCCGTGAACGAGCCGCGCGACAGCAGATGATCGTGAGGACCGCGCGCCGTCTGGCCGAGGAGGAAGGGTGGGACGCCGTCACCACGCGCCGACTGTCGTCCGAGATCGAATACAGCCAACCCGTGCTGTATTCGCACTTCACCAACATGGACGAACTCGCGAAGGCCGTCGCTGTCGAGGGGTTCGGCGAGCTCACCGAGAATCTGCGCGCCGCGCGCGCCGGCGCCGCCACGACTACCGACGCGCTGCGGCGGGTTGCGCACGGGTACGTCGATTTCGCGCAGGAGAACCCTGCCCTTTACGACGCGATGTTCACCCGGGCGACCTCCCTGCACTTCGCCGCCGAGGACACGCCGCCAGAATTGGCAGCGGCCTTCTCCGAACTGCGCGAGGTGGTCGCGGCCATTGCCGAGCACCGCGACGCGGACACCCTGACCGAGGTGCTCTGGTCGGCATTGCACGGATTGGTCAGCCTGTCCCGCACTCGCCGGCTACGCCCGGGCCTCGGCGCCGACCGTGTCGATCTGCTGGTTGCTCTGCTTGCGCCGTGA
- a CDS encoding glycogen/starch/alpha-glucan phosphorylase, whose amino-acid sequence MGAAALQRAITDHLRYSIGRPAAALRPEHYYRALALAVRDRMQDRRVASTQVSLDLGRKVTCYLSAEFLMGPQLGNNLLNLRMERAAKQALSAMGQNYDEVLACEEEPGLGNGGLGRLAACYLDSLATLERPAIGYGIRYEFGIFDQEIHDGWQVEQTDNWLDSGNPWEIAKPDVNYLVKWGGYVEHYTDDSGRERARWVPGLMLKGVAYDTPIQGYGVNTCNVLTLWSARAVKSFALEAFNTGDYYKAVEDEVTSETVTKVLYPNDEPEAGKRLRLLQQHFFVSCSLQHVLHIMDDLADVSVRELPQRFALQLNDTHPSIGVAELMRLLIDERHLEWEEAWDITVATFAYTNHTLLPEALETWPLEMFGESLPRHLEIIYEINRRFLDEVRIRFLGDHDRVRRMSLISEDGGRNVRMAHLATVGSHAVNGVAALHSELLKDSVLKDFYEMWPERFSNKTNGVTPRRFLALANPGLRELLDRTIGDGWLTDLGRLRGLEQFVDDSSFREQWRDIKRNNKARLASFVRSATGVELNPEWIFDIQVKRIHEYKRQHLNVLHIVALYYRLKQNPGLSIPPRAFIFGGKAAPGYFLAKRIIKLINAVAETINNDPEVNKFLKVAFIPNFNVQNAHLIYPAANVSEQISTAGKEASGTGNMKFMINGALTVGTLDGANVEIREEAGPENFFLFGLTVDEVEALKARGYRPADYIDGNEELSAVLDLIAGGTFSHGDHQVFRPLVDNLRYHDSFLVCADFASYVECQERVSQAWQDRDAWTKMSILNTARSGKFSSDRAIAEYCEDIWKVWPLTVKI is encoded by the coding sequence ATGGGCGCCGCCGCGCTGCAACGTGCGATCACCGATCATCTGCGCTATTCGATCGGCCGCCCCGCGGCCGCGCTGCGGCCCGAGCATTACTACCGCGCGCTCGCGCTCGCCGTGCGTGATCGCATGCAGGACCGCCGGGTTGCCTCGACGCAGGTGTCCCTCGATCTCGGCCGCAAGGTGACCTGCTACCTGTCGGCCGAGTTCCTGATGGGTCCTCAGCTCGGCAACAACCTGCTGAACCTGCGCATGGAAAGAGCGGCCAAACAAGCACTCTCCGCGATGGGCCAGAACTACGACGAGGTGCTGGCCTGCGAAGAGGAACCCGGTCTGGGCAACGGCGGTCTGGGCAGGCTGGCCGCCTGCTACCTGGATTCGCTGGCCACCCTGGAGCGCCCGGCGATCGGCTACGGCATCCGCTACGAGTTCGGCATCTTCGATCAGGAGATCCACGACGGCTGGCAGGTCGAGCAGACCGACAACTGGCTGGACAGCGGAAACCCTTGGGAGATAGCAAAACCCGACGTCAATTACCTGGTCAAGTGGGGCGGCTACGTCGAGCATTACACCGACGACTCTGGGCGCGAACGCGCCCGCTGGGTGCCGGGCCTGATGCTCAAGGGCGTCGCCTACGACACCCCCATCCAGGGTTACGGCGTCAACACCTGCAACGTGCTGACGCTGTGGAGTGCGCGCGCGGTGAAGTCGTTCGCGCTGGAAGCGTTCAACACCGGCGATTACTACAAGGCGGTCGAGGACGAGGTCACCTCCGAGACGGTCACCAAGGTGCTCTACCCCAACGACGAGCCGGAGGCCGGCAAGCGCCTGCGACTGCTGCAGCAGCATTTCTTCGTGTCCTGTTCGCTGCAGCACGTGCTGCACATCATGGACGATCTGGCCGACGTGTCGGTGCGCGAACTTCCTCAGCGATTTGCGTTGCAGCTCAACGATACTCACCCGTCGATCGGGGTCGCCGAATTGATGCGGCTGCTGATCGACGAGCGTCACCTGGAGTGGGAGGAGGCGTGGGACATCACCGTTGCCACGTTCGCCTACACCAACCACACGCTGCTGCCCGAGGCGCTGGAGACCTGGCCGCTGGAGATGTTCGGCGAGTCGCTGCCCCGTCACCTCGAGATCATCTACGAGATCAACCGCCGGTTCCTCGATGAAGTCCGCATCCGGTTCCTCGGTGACCACGACCGGGTCCGCCGGATGTCGCTGATCAGTGAGGACGGGGGCCGGAACGTCCGGATGGCGCACCTGGCCACGGTCGGCAGCCATGCCGTCAACGGGGTCGCCGCGCTGCACTCCGAACTGCTGAAAGACAGTGTGCTGAAAGACTTTTACGAGATGTGGCCAGAGCGCTTCAGCAACAAGACCAACGGCGTGACACCACGACGCTTTCTGGCGCTGGCCAATCCCGGACTGCGCGAACTGCTCGACCGCACCATCGGCGACGGGTGGCTGACCGATCTGGGCCGGCTGCGTGGGCTGGAGCAGTTCGTCGACGACTCGTCCTTCCGGGAGCAGTGGCGAGACATCAAGCGCAACAACAAGGCGCGCCTGGCCTCTTTCGTTCGGTCGGCCACGGGCGTGGAACTCAATCCCGAATGGATCTTCGACATCCAGGTCAAGCGGATTCACGAGTACAAGCGTCAGCACCTCAACGTGTTGCACATCGTTGCGCTCTACTACCGGCTCAAGCAGAATCCCGGGCTGTCGATTCCCCCGCGGGCCTTCATCTTCGGTGGCAAGGCGGCACCCGGGTACTTCCTGGCCAAGCGGATCATCAAGCTGATCAACGCGGTTGCGGAGACGATCAACAACGACCCGGAGGTCAACAAGTTCCTGAAGGTGGCGTTCATCCCGAACTTCAACGTGCAGAACGCGCATCTGATCTATCCGGCGGCCAATGTGTCCGAGCAGATCTCCACCGCGGGCAAGGAAGCCTCGGGCACCGGCAACATGAAGTTCATGATCAACGGTGCGCTGACGGTCGGCACCCTGGACGGGGCCAACGTCGAAATCCGCGAGGAGGCAGGCCCGGAGAACTTCTTCCTGTTCGGCCTGACCGTCGACGAGGTCGAAGCGCTCAAGGCGCGTGGCTACCGGCCCGCGGATTACATCGACGGCAATGAAGAACTCAGCGCGGTGCTGGACCTGATTGCCGGCGGGACGTTCTCGCACGGCGATCACCAGGTGTTCCGGCCGCTGGTCGACAACCTGCGCTACCACGACTCCTTTCTGGTGTGCGCCGACTTCGCGTCCTACGTGGAATGCCAGGAGCGCGTGAGCCAGGCCTGGCAGGACCGGGACGCGTGGACGAAGATGTCGATCCTCAACACCGCGCGCAGCGGCAAGTTCTCCTCAGACCGCGCCATCGCCGAATACTGCGAGGACATCTGGAAAGTCTGGCCGCTGACCGTCAAGATCTGA
- a CDS encoding PaaI family thioesterase: MTRNFAQFLGFRYVPSQGPDAIVEALPAAEHCNERGSVHGGFLAALLDTSTGLAVHSALDDERAAPHFDLMIQYLRPAVAGTLLTCKARTTKAGRRVVASEAEVFQDGKLVARAIGSHAVV; encoded by the coding sequence ATGACACGTAATTTTGCCCAGTTCCTGGGCTTCCGATACGTGCCGTCGCAAGGGCCGGACGCGATCGTGGAGGCCTTGCCAGCTGCCGAACACTGCAACGAGCGCGGAAGCGTCCACGGCGGATTCCTTGCGGCCCTGTTGGACACCAGCACCGGCCTGGCGGTTCACTCCGCACTCGACGACGAGAGGGCGGCTCCGCATTTCGACCTGATGATCCAGTACCTGCGGCCGGCGGTCGCGGGGACGCTACTCACCTGCAAGGCGCGGACGACGAAGGCCGGTCGCCGCGTCGTCGCCTCAGAGGCGGAGGTGTTTCAGGACGGCAAGCTGGTCGCCCGCGCGATCGGGAGTCACGCCGTCGTCTGA
- a CDS encoding APC family permease, translating into MTEFSEEYGYEPELKRTLGSFQVFAVSFAFISVAVGIFGTYDDLLRNSGPVGIWTWIVAAVGQLLIALVIAQFAARIPLSGSSYQWGSRLANPKIGWFFGWLTFCYLITGLMAIDSAMSSTCLMPLFNIAPDEDTARLITVTVMVIQAVLAIASTRIVALINSAAVAIELSIVVVLAIALVVVVSVTGNGSVGNLTSRGITEGAPNYFAFGGGLMAVMIVGLGTLVGFDSAANMAEEAKDPFRSVPRAIVGSVAAASVLGLLFLIALTVAIDDIPHVSAAGSPVAMIMHDQLGTVTERIFLVAIAIAFFGGGMVTLTSCSRMIFAMSRDDRFPAHRLMRRVNSRTQTPIPATVVPVVIGVAVLAALPGDALLELITSGTVFPALTYGMIVVLYLVVRKRLDRQEGAFDIGRFELPIAVAALIWSVCALIILLSPASAVVPMIIVAGLLGTGALYFGYMMIFNREVLDNEPGDLTVFSH; encoded by the coding sequence ATGACTGAGTTCAGCGAGGAATACGGTTACGAGCCCGAACTGAAACGCACCCTGGGTTCCTTCCAGGTGTTCGCCGTCTCGTTCGCCTTCATCTCGGTGGCGGTGGGCATCTTCGGAACCTACGACGACCTGTTGCGCAACTCCGGCCCGGTGGGGATCTGGACGTGGATCGTCGCCGCGGTGGGGCAGCTGCTGATCGCGTTGGTGATCGCACAGTTCGCCGCCCGCATCCCGCTCAGCGGCTCGTCCTATCAATGGGGATCGCGCCTGGCCAACCCGAAGATCGGCTGGTTCTTCGGGTGGCTGACCTTCTGCTACCTGATCACCGGGCTGATGGCGATTGACAGCGCGATGTCGAGCACATGCCTGATGCCGTTGTTCAACATCGCGCCCGATGAAGACACCGCGCGCCTGATCACCGTGACGGTGATGGTGATCCAGGCTGTACTCGCGATTGCTTCGACAAGGATTGTGGCGCTGATCAATTCGGCGGCGGTGGCTATCGAGTTGTCCATCGTGGTGGTGCTGGCCATCGCGCTCGTCGTTGTCGTGTCGGTGACGGGAAACGGCTCGGTCGGCAACCTCACGTCCCGCGGTATCACCGAGGGGGCGCCGAACTACTTCGCCTTCGGCGGCGGCTTGATGGCCGTCATGATCGTGGGCCTGGGAACGCTGGTTGGCTTTGATTCCGCGGCCAATATGGCCGAGGAGGCCAAGGACCCGTTCCGCAGCGTTCCGCGTGCCATCGTGGGATCGGTGGCCGCAGCCAGCGTGCTGGGCCTGCTGTTCCTGATTGCGTTGACGGTCGCCATCGACGACATCCCGCATGTCTCGGCCGCCGGTTCACCGGTGGCGATGATCATGCACGATCAACTCGGCACGGTGACCGAGCGAATCTTCCTGGTCGCCATTGCGATTGCCTTCTTCGGCGGCGGAATGGTCACGCTGACCAGTTGCTCACGGATGATTTTCGCGATGTCGCGTGACGACCGTTTCCCCGCCCACCGGCTGATGCGGCGCGTGAATTCCCGGACCCAGACCCCGATTCCGGCGACCGTCGTGCCTGTGGTCATCGGAGTGGCGGTGCTGGCCGCGCTGCCGGGCGACGCGCTATTGGAGCTCATCACCTCGGGGACGGTGTTCCCGGCGCTGACCTACGGCATGATCGTCGTGCTGTACCTGGTGGTGCGCAAACGACTGGATCGTCAGGAAGGTGCTTTCGATATCGGGCGGTTCGAGCTGCCGATCGCGGTGGCGGCGCTGATCTGGTCGGTCTGCGCGCTGATCATCCTGCTCTCCCCCGCCTCCGCGGTCGTACCGATGATCATCGTGGCCGGCCTGCTGGGCACGGGCGCCCTGTACTTCGGGTACATGATGATCTTCAACCGCGAGGTGCTCGACAACGAGCCCGGGGATCTGACCGTCTTCTCGCACTGA
- a CDS encoding alpha/beta hydrolase — MAASELTYTAPPQRVADKLQDGLAAAVQTAHELVTALGEQEPPRPNHDGEAEQLGDVSVVHRFVDAPGDSETVRWHVVESGTPSDPTVVFLHGLPDSWWQWHYALEALSPRYHCLAIDLKGYGQSDKRSGDYRQEGVAQQLGALLDTLQVGELTLITHDRGSPVGDHLAAALGDRIRGYGRGQQHFWHLHPSLHPQQQLMQSPEAPAMLTEARRFVLTVYSWLTERPVAERDLLRTSAEFSYPGIATAVPRYFHSSSFRQEWVDRRTRLIRSWTAPVLLLQGAHDPLQPREFYEESALLELLPPGSGLHLFDTGHFWPFEAPQETVDVLSDFCDTVSQSRSARAVYG; from the coding sequence GTGGCAGCTTCTGAACTCACCTACACCGCGCCCCCACAGCGGGTGGCCGACAAGCTGCAGGACGGCCTCGCCGCCGCGGTGCAGACCGCGCACGAACTCGTCACGGCCCTGGGTGAACAGGAACCGCCCCGCCCCAATCACGACGGTGAAGCCGAGCAACTGGGCGATGTGAGCGTGGTCCACCGCTTCGTCGACGCCCCGGGCGACAGCGAAACGGTGCGCTGGCACGTCGTGGAATCCGGAACGCCGTCAGATCCCACCGTGGTGTTTCTGCACGGACTGCCCGACTCGTGGTGGCAATGGCACTACGCCCTGGAGGCCCTCAGCCCCCGTTATCACTGCCTGGCCATCGACCTCAAGGGCTACGGTCAGTCCGACAAACGCAGCGGCGACTACCGCCAAGAGGGTGTGGCGCAGCAGCTCGGCGCCCTGCTCGACACGCTGCAAGTCGGCGAACTCACCCTCATCACACACGACCGCGGCAGCCCCGTCGGTGACCACCTCGCCGCGGCGCTCGGCGACCGTATCCGCGGCTACGGCCGTGGGCAGCAACACTTCTGGCATTTGCACCCCAGTCTGCACCCGCAACAACAACTGATGCAGTCGCCGGAGGCGCCGGCCATGCTCACCGAGGCACGCCGCTTCGTCCTGACCGTGTACTCGTGGCTCACCGAAAGGCCGGTCGCAGAACGGGATCTGCTGCGCACCAGCGCGGAGTTCAGCTACCCGGGAATCGCGACAGCGGTCCCCCGCTATTTCCACTCCTCGTCGTTTCGTCAGGAATGGGTGGACCGGCGGACCCGGCTGATTCGGTCCTGGACTGCTCCGGTGCTGCTGCTGCAGGGCGCCCACGATCCGCTGCAGCCCCGCGAATTCTACGAAGAGTCAGCACTTTTGGAACTGCTGCCGCCTGGAAGTGGCCTGCATCTGTTCGACACCGGGCACTTCTGGCCGTTCGAAGCGCCACAGGAAACGGTTGACGTGCTGAGCGACTTCTGCGACACGGTGTCCCAAAGCCGTTCGGCGCGCGCCGTCTACGGCTGA
- a CDS encoding long chain fatty acid-CoA synthetase Faa4p, whose amino-acid sequence MNCVTVGQCFDIDISRDADGWLIRIPEVDGIARAARRSAVELAARQCIARKTGIPIGYVAVWVANESR is encoded by the coding sequence ATGAACTGCGTGACGGTTGGCCAGTGCTTCGACATCGACATCAGCCGTGACGCCGACGGATGGTTGATCCGGATACCCGAGGTGGACGGGATCGCCCGCGCCGCTCGCCGGTCGGCGGTCGAGCTCGCGGCGCGCCAGTGCATCGCACGCAAAACCGGCATCCCCATCGGTTACGTCGCCGTCTGGGTCGCCAACGAGAGCCGTTAG
- the helR gene encoding RNA polymerase recycling motor ATPase HelR: MPHNCWPDAAAWVGVHGLGGELRESATSFDDELRFEQDYVTGLYARLDAERAQAKSRYSAALRGDGETPMDRDVEVRALARRMKRLDVADDGLCFGRLDGISGNRSYIGRIGLLDEDNEYEPVLIDWRAPAARPFYTATAANPEDIRRRRQFHTRGRRVVDFTDEVLGRADDGDKRESSSDAALLAAINAPRGDGMRDIVATIQAEQDAIIRLDHSGVLVIEGGPGTGKTVVALHRVAYLLYTQRERMERHGVLVIGPNPAFLDHISRVLPSLGESTVVFMTVGDLVPGLHITAEDEPTAARLKGSLQILDVLAAAIADYQRLPEDPLLIKLSDVTLRIDAETAQWAREEARATGLPHNAARAAFTDIVTWVLTERAIGKIGRGWLTRSDRNAWEKLREELIEELADNAAFAAALDELWPILTPDALLSALYESPERLRAAGADSALWRESGDAWTVSDVPLLDELVDLLGVNKEAEELARKTAAQEQAEEAAYAAGVLDLMVSREDLMDDEDQLLAQDLLYGEDLADRFVERDLRELSERAAVDRNWTYRHVVVDEAQELSEMDWRVLMRRCPARSFTVVGDLAQRRSAAGATSWDAMLRPYVPGRWVYRSLTVNYRTPAEIMAVAAALLAEFAPDVVAPESVRACGAPPWSRRVDASQLVSAIDDFVRDEGSREGTSVVIGPPGVPGAVLPSATKGLEFDAVLVVDPQRILADGPRGAAELYVALTRATQRLGVVHQEPLPPVLDGLATTSPSMYR, encoded by the coding sequence ATGCCGCACAATTGCTGGCCGGACGCCGCCGCGTGGGTCGGGGTCCATGGATTGGGGGGTGAATTGCGGGAGTCAGCTACCAGCTTCGATGACGAACTGCGGTTCGAACAGGACTACGTCACCGGCCTTTATGCCCGGCTCGACGCCGAACGGGCGCAGGCGAAATCGAGGTACAGCGCCGCCTTGCGGGGCGACGGCGAAACGCCGATGGATCGCGATGTCGAAGTGCGGGCGCTGGCGCGGCGGATGAAGCGCCTCGACGTCGCCGACGACGGGCTGTGTTTCGGTCGGCTGGATGGTATTTCGGGCAACCGGTCCTATATCGGGCGCATCGGCCTGCTCGATGAGGATAACGAGTACGAACCGGTGCTGATCGATTGGCGCGCGCCGGCGGCGCGTCCGTTCTACACCGCGACGGCAGCCAACCCCGAGGACATCCGGCGGCGCCGCCAGTTCCACACCCGCGGGCGTCGCGTCGTCGACTTCACCGACGAGGTGCTCGGCCGCGCGGACGACGGAGACAAGCGCGAAAGCTCAAGCGACGCCGCCCTGCTCGCCGCGATCAACGCCCCCCGCGGTGATGGGATGCGCGACATCGTGGCAACCATCCAGGCCGAGCAGGACGCCATCATCCGTCTGGACCACTCCGGGGTGCTGGTGATCGAGGGCGGTCCCGGCACCGGCAAGACGGTGGTTGCGCTGCACCGCGTCGCCTATCTGCTCTACACCCAGCGCGAGCGGATGGAACGCCACGGCGTGCTCGTCATCGGTCCCAATCCGGCATTCCTGGACCACATCAGCCGCGTCCTGCCCTCACTCGGCGAATCCACCGTGGTGTTCATGACGGTCGGCGATCTGGTTCCCGGTCTGCACATTACGGCCGAGGATGAGCCAACCGCCGCGCGCCTCAAGGGTTCACTGCAGATCCTCGATGTGCTCGCCGCCGCGATCGCCGACTACCAACGGCTGCCGGAGGATCCGCTGCTCATCAAGCTGTCCGATGTCACCCTGCGCATCGACGCCGAGACGGCGCAGTGGGCCAGGGAGGAGGCGCGCGCCACCGGGCTGCCGCACAACGCGGCCCGCGCCGCGTTCACCGACATCGTCACGTGGGTCTTGACCGAGCGGGCGATCGGCAAGATCGGCCGCGGCTGGCTGACCCGGTCGGACCGCAACGCGTGGGAGAAGCTTCGCGAGGAGCTGATCGAAGAACTCGCGGACAACGCCGCGTTCGCCGCCGCGCTCGATGAGCTCTGGCCGATCCTGACCCCGGACGCGCTGCTGTCCGCGCTGTACGAGTCGCCCGAGAGGCTGCGCGCGGCGGGTGCCGATTCCGCGCTGTGGCGCGAGAGCGGTGACGCGTGGACGGTATCCGATGTGCCCCTGCTGGACGAGCTGGTGGATCTGTTGGGCGTCAACAAAGAAGCCGAGGAACTCGCCAGAAAGACTGCCGCACAGGAACAAGCCGAAGAGGCAGCCTATGCGGCGGGCGTCCTGGACCTGATGGTCAGCCGCGAAGACCTGATGGACGACGAAGACCAGTTGCTCGCCCAGGACCTGCTCTACGGCGAGGACCTCGCCGACCGATTCGTCGAACGCGATCTGCGTGAACTCTCGGAACGCGCTGCGGTGGACCGGAATTGGACATATCGGCACGTGGTGGTCGACGAAGCGCAGGAACTGTCCGAAATGGACTGGCGGGTCTTGATGCGTCGCTGCCCGGCCAGATCCTTCACCGTAGTGGGCGATCTCGCGCAGCGACGGTCCGCGGCCGGTGCGACGTCCTGGGATGCGATGCTGCGGCCCTATGTGCCCGGCCGCTGGGTTTACCGGTCGCTGACGGTGAACTACCGCACGCCGGCGGAGATCATGGCCGTCGCCGCGGCGTTGCTCGCCGAGTTCGCACCCGACGTCGTGGCGCCCGAGTCGGTCCGCGCGTGCGGCGCCCCGCCGTGGTCACGACGGGTAGATGCAAGCCAATTAGTTTCTGCCATCGACGATTTCGTGCGTGACGAGGGATCCCGCGAGGGCACCAGCGTGGTGATCGGGCCACCCGGTGTCCCCGGCGCGGTGCTGCCGTCAGCGACCAAGGGGCTGGAGTTCGACGCCGTTCTGGTGGTGGATCCGCAGCGGATCCTGGCCGACGGCCCTCGCGGCGCCGCCGAACTCTACGTCGCCCTCACCCGCGCGACTCAGCGCCTCGGCGTTGTCCATCAGGAACCGCTGCCGCCGGTGCTGGACGGCCTGGCGACGACGTCTCCGTCGATGTACCGCTGA
- a CDS encoding TetR/AcrR family transcriptional regulator, with protein sequence MKQMAKKAVTPGPRDERGVLQARILNSARQEFATHGWAGTTIRAVARTADVDPALVYHYFGSKERLLDAATDPPAKWLETVAQTWATPRDELGTRLVRTVLGAWADDEIGPVLRAVVLTAAHDERTREKLRAVVERSLIGGSTLGTDETDRLRRSGLIASQLIGFALIRFIWKIEPVASMSEEDVVAAVAPNIQRYIDGDVVARPSSTGGSGS encoded by the coding sequence ATGAAACAGATGGCCAAGAAGGCGGTGACTCCCGGGCCGCGCGACGAGCGCGGGGTGCTGCAGGCGCGAATCCTCAACTCCGCCAGGCAGGAATTCGCCACGCACGGCTGGGCAGGAACGACGATCCGGGCCGTCGCCCGCACCGCCGACGTAGACCCGGCGCTGGTGTATCACTACTTCGGCTCCAAGGAGCGCCTGCTGGACGCGGCGACGGACCCGCCGGCCAAGTGGCTGGAAACCGTCGCGCAGACATGGGCCACGCCCCGCGACGAGTTGGGCACCCGCCTGGTCCGCACCGTGCTCGGCGCCTGGGCAGACGACGAGATCGGTCCGGTCCTGCGCGCCGTGGTGCTTACGGCCGCGCACGACGAGCGCACCCGGGAAAAGCTGCGCGCGGTGGTCGAGCGCAGCCTCATCGGCGGTTCGACGCTGGGTACCGACGAGACGGATCGGCTGCGGCGCAGCGGGTTGATCGCCAGTCAGCTGATCGGCTTCGCCCTGATCCGCTTCATCTGGAAAATCGAACCGGTGGCTTCGATGTCCGAAGAGGACGTGGTAGCCGCCGTCGCGCCCAACATTCAGCGGTACATCGACGGAGACGTCGTCGCCAGGCCGTCCAGCACCGGCGGCAGCGGTTCCTGA
- a CDS encoding nitroreductase/quinone reductase family protein codes for MTTRPRTLGRLLMRAAPVINAPVAAVARSPRFAGLVNRNIAMLSYTGRRSGRSISIPVAYRRTGDEVTVNANLPETKTWWRNFLGDGGPVTLQLRGIERTGHAVATRDSEGRVIVTVRLTDAGGQTTA; via the coding sequence ATGACCACACGACCGAGAACCCTTGGGCGACTGCTGATGCGCGCCGCTCCGGTGATCAACGCGCCGGTGGCCGCAGTGGCCAGGTCACCGCGTTTCGCCGGACTGGTGAATCGAAACATCGCCATGCTCAGCTACACCGGGCGGCGTTCCGGACGCAGCATCAGCATCCCCGTCGCATATCGCCGCACCGGTGACGAGGTCACCGTGAACGCCAACCTGCCCGAGACGAAAACGTGGTGGCGCAACTTCCTCGGCGACGGTGGCCCGGTCACGCTGCAACTCAGGGGGATCGAGCGCACCGGTCATGCGGTGGCCACCCGGGACAGCGAGGGCCGGGTCATCGTTACGGTTCGGCTGACCGACGCCGGAGGTCAGACGACGGCGTGA